In the genome of Desulfomicrobium apsheronum, the window TGATTTAAAAAATCATACAAATAATCTGATAAATATAATTTCATAACTATATTAATTATTAAATAAATAATAACGCATAAATTATAATTTGAAAAATTTAAATTTTCATTATTTTAAAACAAATATAAATTTATTATCAATAATTTATATAAAAATGATACATGTATGACAAATATTATATTCTAATTAAATTTAACAAGATTACTTATAAAATTTTCACATAGCAATTACATTTTTTGTAAGACGCATTGCATTTTATGCTTTCATGTGAGAAATGGCGCAAGGATAAAAATATACCCACTTCATCCTTGCGGAGATTCCATGAAGAACATCAAACTTGGCCTCAAGCTTATCGGAGGCTTTTGCCTCACCGCTCTTATTGCCCTGGCCATAGGACTGCTCGCCATCAACGGCATGAACAACCTGACCCGGGGCATGGATTCCATTGGCTCCGTCTCCCTGCCTACAGTAGAACATCTGCTGCGCATGAAAGGCAGCATCTCCGACCTGACCACCGGGCTTCGTACGCTGCTCAGTTCCAATCTGACCTCTCAGGAACGCAAGGACATCGCCACGAACATCACCGCCATGAGAGCGGAATACAAGAAGTCCCTGGACATATACGCCACCCTACCCCAGACCGCCGAAGCCCAGGCAATCTGGAAACAATGCCAGGAGACCCTCGCCGGTCTGTCCGGAACCAACAACCGCGTGCTTGAACTAAGCCAGCAACTCATTGCCCGGGACATCATGAACCCCGATGACCTGATGCAAAAACTGCAACAATATCGCGGGGACCACTACAAGCTCATGACCGACATCGGCAGGCTTCTGGCCACCGGACAAAATTTCGAGGGCGGCACCGACCATCAGACTTGCAATTTCGGAAAATGGTCCGCGTCGTTCTCCACCGACAACTCCGATTTCGACAAGGCCATGGAGGTCGTACGTGTACCGCACCAAGCCTTCCATCAGACCATCCACGACATCAAGGAAGCCCTCGCGGCCGGGCGTGACGCCGAGGCCCAGGACCTGTACCGGAAGCTCTTGCCCATCGCGGAAGAAGTTTTTGCCCATTTCAGGACCATCCGGGGACAGGCGGAGGCTTCACAGAAAATCTTTCAGGAGATGGGGCAACTGCTCATGGTCGAATCCAAGGCAGAGCAGGACAAGCTCGACAAGCTCCTGATCGAGGTCGTGAACCTGGCGGTCGAGCAGAGCAACCGGAATCTCGACACTGCACGCGCCGCCGCCTCGCGGGACACCACCATTTCCATCGGCGGCATGATCTTGGGAGTCGTCATAGCCCTGGCTCTGGGACTTCTTCTGACCAGATCCATCACCGGGCCGGTGTATAAAGGCGTTGAATTTGCCCGCAAGATCGCCCAGGGCGACCTCACCGCCAAAGTGGATGTGGACCAGAAGGACGAACTGGGCATTCTGGCCCAGGCACTGCGCGACATGGTCGCCAAATTGCGCGAGATCGTAACCGAGGTGCAGTCGGCCTCCGACAACGTAGCCTCGGGCTCCGAGGAACTGAGCGCGTCCGCCGAACAACTCTCCCAGGGCGCCACCGAGCAGGCCGCCTCCGTTGAAGAGGTTTCGTCGAGCATGGAAGAGATGGGTTCCAACATCCGTCAGAACGCCGACAACGCCACCCAGACCGAAAAGATCGCGCTCAAGGCCGCGCAGGATGCCGAAGCCGGCGGCAAGGCCGTGAATCAGGCCGTGGGCGCCATGAAAAACATCGCCGAGAAAATCTCCATCGTCGAAGAGATCGCCCGTCAGACCAACCTGCTGGCCCTCAATGCCGCCATCGAGGCTGCTCGCGCGGGCGAACACGGCAAGGGCTTCGCGGTGGTCGCGGCGGAAGTGCGCAAGCTGGCCGAACGCAGCGGTACGGCCGCAGCAGAGATCAGCGAGCTGTCCTCCACCACCGTGAGCGTGGCCGACCAGGCCGGGCAGATGCTGACCAAGCTCGTCCCGGACATCCAGCGCACGGCCGAACTGGTGCAGGAAATCTCCGCCGCATCGAGCGAACAGAACGCCGGAGCCGAGCAGATCAACAGGGCCCTGCAGCAGCTCGACCAGGTCATTCAGCAGAACGCCTCGGCCTCCGAGGAAATGGCCTCCACATCCGAGGAACTGTCCAGCCAGGCCGAGCAGTTGCAGTCCTCCATCTCCTTCTTCCACTTGGGCGCCACAGCGGCCCGCGTCACCCGGCAGGCTGCCCATCGGGGCATGGCCCAGCCGCCCAGAAGGGCTCCAAAGGCCCTGACGGCCAAGGGTTCAGCCAGCGGACTGGCGCTTGATATGGGGCGGGATGCTGAAGACGATGAATTCGAACGTTTCTAACCAAAGGGCGAACTGACTCATGAGTGACAACACCACCCTGCAATATCTGACCTTTGCCCTGGGCGATGAGGTCTTTGCCCTGGAGACCGGTTCCGTGCGCGAGGTCATCGAACTTGTGCCCGTGACCCGCATCCCCAAAACGCCGCCCTTCATGCGCGGAGTCATCAACCTGCGCGGCCACGCCGTGCCCGTGGTCGACCTGCGCATCAAGTTCGACATGCCCAAAGCCCAGGACACGGTGAACACCTGCATCATCATCGTGGACGTCGAGGTCGAGGGCGAGAGCTGCTACATGGGAGCGATCGTCGATTCCGTGCGCGAGGTCTTTGAAATGACAAGCGACCAGATCAACCCGCCGCCGCGCATGGGCACGTCCATCAGGGCGGACTTCATCAGGGGCATGGGCAAGCAGAACGAGGAGTTCATCATGATCCTCGATATCGGCAAGGTCTTCTCCCAGGAAGAACTGGCACGTATGCGCGACGATGAAGGACTTGAAGCGTAGAAAATCCCCTGTCGTCCTCAACGGTATAATCGGGATCAGTGATCTGAATGCCAAAAAAGCCCCCGCCGGAAATTTCCGTCGGGGGCTTTGTCATCTCATGCCGCTTGAATGTGCGGTCTAGTTTCCGGCCATCATGGCCGCGATGTCGTCCTGCACGGTGCCGATGGGCTTGATGTTGAAGTTCTCGACCAGCACCTTGGCCACATTCGGGGACAAAAAGGCCGGCAGCGTGGGCCCGAGGCGAATGCCCTTCACGCCCAGCGCCAACAGGGCCAGCAGCACGGCCACGGCCTTCTGCTCGTACCAGGCGATGTCGTAGGACACGGGCAGATCGTTGATGTCATCGAGGCCGAAGACCTCTTTGAGCTTCAGGGCGATGACGGCCAGGGAATAGGAATCGTTGCACTGCCCGGCATCGAGCACGCGCGGGATACCGCCGATGTCGCCCAGGTTCAGCTTGTTGTAGCGATACTTGGCGCAACCGGCCGTCAGGATGATGGTATCCTTGGGCAGGTTCTCGGCCACCTCGGTGTAATAGCCGCGCGACTTCTGACGTCCGTCGCAACCGGCCATGACCACGAAACGCTTGATGGCGCCGGACTTGACCGCTTCCACCACCTTGTCGGCCAGGGCCAGAACCTGATGGTGCGCGAAGCCGCCGACGATGCTCCCAGTCTCGATCTCAACGGGCGGAGGACATTTCTTGGCCTGGGCGATCAGCGCCGAGAAATCCTTGGCCCCGCCTTCCGGACGGTCGGGAATGTGCGTAGCGCCTTCGTAACCGACCACGCCCGTGGTGTAGAGACGATCAAGGTAGGTGTTCTCTTTTTTGAGCGGCACCAGACAGTTGGTGGTCAGCAGGATGGGACCATTGAAGGATTCGAATTCCCGGTTCTGCTCCCACCAGGAACCGCCGTAGTTGCCCACGAAATGGGAGTATTTCTTGAAGGCGGGATAGTAGTTGGCCGGGAGCATCTCGCCGTGAGTGTAGACATCCACGCCCGTGCCTTCGGTCTGCTTGAGCAATTCTTCCATGTCCTTCAGATCATGGCCGCTGATGAGGATACCGGGGTTCGTGCCCACGCCGATGTTGACCGTGGTGATCTCCGGGTTGCCGTAGGTCGTGGTGTTGGCCTCGTCGAGCAGGGCCATGGTGGTCACGGCCATGTTCCCGGCCTTCATGACCAGGGCGACCATTTCATCTACAGACAGGTCCTTGGTCGTGGAGGCCAGGGCTTCAAGCATGAAGTCGTCGATCTCGGGCTTGCGAAAACCCAGCACCGCCGCATGATCCGCATAGGCGGCCACGCCCTTGAGGCCGATGATCAGAAGCTCACGCAGGGAGCGCACGTCCTCGTTCTCCGTGGCAAGAATGCCGACGCTTTTGGCCTTTTCGGCGAAGGCGGACGAGTCCGCGCTCCAGGTCGCGGCCTCGGGCAGCGGATCGGCGAAATCCTTACCGTGTTTGGCTTTGTATGCGGCCAGAAATGCAGCTTTGAGACGATCGCGACGCGCCAGCGCGTCCTGGATCAAAACCACGAAGCGGGAGTCGTCCCAGTTGGCGTTGGTGATGGTGGCAAAGAGAGCCTGCAACACGAAATCATCATTGGAACGATCCGGCTGCCCAAGCTCCTTGAGTCTCTCGCCGTACACGGCGATGCCGCGCAGCACGAAAATGAGCAAATCCTGCAAATTGGCGGTCTCTTCGGGTTTGCCGCACATGCCCTTGACCGTGCAGCCCGTATTCTTGGCCGTTTCCTGACACTGAAAGCAAAACATCGTGGCCTCCTTTGTGTTTTCTGTTGCTTGTCGCGTGACAACGCACGCACCTCTGGTCAATCAATGGAAAAATCTATGCCGTAAAGCCGCTCTCCTTATGCTTGGCGGCAATGGCGTCCGCCAGCCGTTCCAGGGCTTCATAAGTGTCATCCTTGGGCAAGCCCTTGCACAGCACAGGCTCAAGCACCTCGACCTTCAGATTGGGTATCATTCCGGCCAGGGTTTCCACGGTCTTGCCGCCCCACCCGTATGAGCCGATTATGGACAGATATTTGGCCTTGGGCCGCAGGGCGTTGGCCAAAAACGCGGCATTGGCGGCCATGGGATGCGGTCCGGCCAGCACAGTGGGAGTGCCGAGCACGATGGTTCCCGCATCCACCAGGGACATGGCCAGCTTGCCGATGTCGGTCACGGCGAGGTTGAAAAGCTCCACCCGCACCTCGCGCTCGGACAGGGCCGCCGCCAAGTGATCGACCATGAGCCGGGTGCTGCCATGCATGGAGACAAAGGGAAAAGCCACCAGATTGTGCGCCGTTCCCGAAACCCAGTCTTTGTAGGCGTCCACGATCCAGCCGGGGCTGTCGTAGATCTGGCCGTGGCTGGGGGCGATCATGCGGATATCGTGGGGGCTCAGTTTTTCCAGGTTCTTGGCGATCATGGACCGAAAAGGCATCATGATCTCGCCGAAATAACGCTTGGCGGCTTCATGCACCCGGCCCTGGTCGCGCACGAAGAGATCGCTTGTGGCAATGTGCGAGCCGAAAAAGTCGCAACTGAACAGGATCTTGTCCTCGGCCAGATAGGTGGACATGGTTTCCGGCCAGTGCACCCAGGGCGTGAGAATGAAGGTCAGCGTCTTGTCGCCAAGGGAGAGGGTTTCGCCGTCAGCTACAACGATGAACTTGTCATCGGGGATGAGCAAAAGGTCCATGAGCATGCCCTTGGCCTTGGCGTTGGTCACGACCTTGGCTTCCGGATACAGGTCCAGCACCAGGGCGATGGTCCCGGAATGATCCTGCTCGGCGTGCTGGGATATTACGTAATCCAGCTTTTCCACACCATCCAGATGCCCAAGCAAGGTATCGACCATATCCGGATCCACGGCGTCGATGAGCGCGGTCTTTTCGCTGCCTTCCACGAGATAGGCGTTGTAGGTCGTCCCGTCTGGGAGCGGCACCAGGGAATCGAAAAGCCGACGGTCCCAATCCACCGCGCCCATCCAGAAAACACCATCAGTGATTTTTTTCGTATGCATGGCAGAATCCTTGTAATGTTGTTGTGTTGCGGAGTTCGCAACTTGAAACTTCAAGCCATTGAGTCATGACTCACCCACGTTAGAACCAAAATTCGGGATATCGCCTGCCCTTGGGGATGTTGTTGACCACCAAGGCGACCAGCAGCAGGACCACCGCCCCCAGCCCCGCCGGAACCAGGGCGTACATGTAGCCCAGGCTATGCACCGAATCTCCACCGATGACCGCGATCAGCGCCGTGGCCCCGCCCGGAGGATGCAGGGTCTTGGTCAGGTGCATGGCCGCAATGGCCGTGGCCACGGCCACCGCGGCGGCCAACCATGGAGTTTCGCCGAGAACCTGCTGCGCGCATACACCAATTATTGCGGAAAGAACATGCCCCCCGAGCACATTTCTCGGTTGTGCGAGGGGGCTGCGAATAGCCCCGTAAACCAGCACCGCCGTGGCTCCGAAAGATCCAATCAGCAAAGCCTGGCCGGTTTGATCGACCATTTTGGCATGAATCAGCCCCACAAGGGCGATGCCGATCACCGCGCCGACCCAGGACCAGAGCACTTCCATGGCGGCCACCCGGGGCGGGCTTTGCGTCGTGCCGCGCATTTTCTTGAAATAGTGCATGCCCTACCTCCCGCACATGGCGCCGACGAGGTCGGTCCGGGTCACGATGCCTACGGGGCGACCCTGCTCGTCGCAGATGGGCAGGCGATTGATGGAATGCCTGGCCAGCATCTCCGAGAGTTCCGCCACGGACGTCCGGGGGGAAGCAACCACGGGTGGGATGCTCATGATGCCATCCACCGGCAACGTGCGCATGTCCGCGACCATGCAACCCGGCTTGGTCAGGCATGTGGCGACCACGGTCATGAAACTGGCCGTGCCGGGCAGACCCATCTTTCGCAGATAGTCCTTTTCCGAGACGACTCCGCATATCCTGCCCTGCCCGTCGAGCACGGGCGCGCCGCTGATTCCGAGCCCCGCCATGTGCGCGGCGGCTTCCGAAGCGCTCATGCCTGTTCGCAGGCAATGCACGGGCGCGGTCATGATGTCCTCGGCCTTGCCCATGGACGTAACCCGTTTCAGGGCCAGGTCGTACGCCAAGGCATATATCTCCCGGAATGTCCCGGGCGTGATGTCCACGTAGCCCTGCATGGAACGCATGGCGTCGAGGACATCCTCCTCGGTCAAGTCCGGAAGACCGCATTGATCGTTCATATTCTCTCCTTGACTTCCATTTGCCACCGGCCCGAACACCCAGACCCGGTGAAATCGCTAAAGGACAATTTTTTTAACATAAAAATTGCCGAACCATCAAATGAGGAATCCAATCCAACTTTCAATAAATCCGGCACAAGAATCGTGCGCCCCGTAATGAAATTCGACCACGAACGCAGAATCCCACGTTTCAACCATCCGTTTTTTCAATGGAAATAAGGCTCACGCATAGATGCTATCAATTTGTTTTCCCCGCTTTGCTGGCATAGTGCAAGTGCCAACATATTATTCTTGGAGGCCTGAAATGAAAGCTTGGACGCATTTTGTCATCTCACTGATTGTAGGTGTTTTCCTGACCAGCGGCTTTGCCCACGCCGGATTGCTCGACAGCTTCGCCGGCCAGTCCGGCAAGATCGACATTGCCGGCGGCACGGCTCACATTCCGGTCATGACCGAGGCCGCCAAGCGGATCATGACGGCCAACCCCGGCATCCGCATAAATATCGAAGGCGGAGGGACCGGTGTAGGAGTCCAGAAGGCTGGCGAAGGACTGGTCGATATCGGCAACACCGGCCGCGCCCTGTCCGAAGACGAAATTGCCAAGTATGGCCTTGTTTCCTTCGCGTTTGCCGTGGACGGAGTGACTGTGGTCGTCAATCCCGCCAACGCAGTGGCGGACTTGAGCGCGGCTCAAGTACAAGACATTTTTGCCGGCAAGATATCCAACTGGAAGGAAGTCGGCGGAGCCGACGCGGCCATTACGCTCTATTCCCGCGACGAGGCCAGCGGCACGCGAGAAGTTTTCTGGGGCAAGATGCTCAAGAAAGGAGCCATCGCCGACAGCGCCAACATAGTGGCCTCCAACGGCGCCATGAAGGTGGCCGTGTCGCAGGATGCCGGCGCAATCGGCTACATGAGCATCGGTTTCGTGGATGCCTCGGTCAAGGCGCCCACGCTGGAGGGAATCGAACCCTCGCAGGACAACGCCAAATCCGGCACCTACAAGGTGGCCCGCAAACTCTACATGAACACCAAGGGCCAGCCCCAGGGATTGGTCAAACTGTTCATCGACTATGTGACCAGCTCCGAGTGCACGGACATCATCGCCAAGGCCGGCTACATCCCGCTCCAGTAGAGACATGCAGCAAATACGAACCTGCCGGCAAAATTCCTCGCGGTTTTGCCGGCAGCTTTTTTTCGACCGGGTGGTCAGGATTCTTTCCTGCGGGGCTGGATTCATCTCTCTTGGGACACTGGCAGCCATCTTCGTCTTCCTGCTGGTACTGGCCCTGCCCCTCTTTCTGGAAGGACAGTGGGGACAAATCCTGTCCCTGACCTGGCGCCCCTACCAGGGGCACTATGGCATCCTGCCCATGATCGCCGGCTCCCTGGCCTTGAGCATATCAGCCTTTACCGTGGCCTACCCGCTCGGCCTGGGCATCTGCGTCTTTGCCTGCGGACCAGGCCCACGCCCCCTGCGCCGGGCGGTCATCGCGGTGATCACCTTCATGACCGCCATCCCCACCGTAGTGTACGGTTTTGTCGCGGTCTTTCTGCTCGTGCCCATCCTGAGCGGCGCCCTGACAAGCAGGAGCGGGCCATCCCTGCTGGCGGCATGCCTGACCCTGGCCCTGCTTATCCTGCCGACCATCGTCCTCTTTCTTTACCAAACCATGCGCGAGACGGAAAAGCGGACCCGCCTGACCAGCGCGAGCCTTGGCTTTTCTCCGCTCCAGGCCCTGCTCCTGGTTGTCCTGCCGGGCTCGGCCACGGGCCTGCGCACCGCGGCCATCATGGGTTATTGCAGGGCCTTGAGCGACACCCTCATTCCGCTCATGCTGGCCGGAAACGCACCGCAGTTGCCGACCTCCTTTTTCGATTCCATCCGCACCCTGACCGCGCACATCGCCCTGGTCGTGGCCACGGACAACAGCTCGCCCGCGTTTCATTCCCTTTTTGCCTGCGGCCTGCTGCTCTTCGGCATGAGCCTTGCGGTGCAGTTCATGATTCGTAGACATGACGCGTCCACCAAGCCGCTGGGCGGGAAGTGGCT includes:
- a CDS encoding methyl-accepting chemotaxis protein, yielding MKNIKLGLKLIGGFCLTALIALAIGLLAINGMNNLTRGMDSIGSVSLPTVEHLLRMKGSISDLTTGLRTLLSSNLTSQERKDIATNITAMRAEYKKSLDIYATLPQTAEAQAIWKQCQETLAGLSGTNNRVLELSQQLIARDIMNPDDLMQKLQQYRGDHYKLMTDIGRLLATGQNFEGGTDHQTCNFGKWSASFSTDNSDFDKAMEVVRVPHQAFHQTIHDIKEALAAGRDAEAQDLYRKLLPIAEEVFAHFRTIRGQAEASQKIFQEMGQLLMVESKAEQDKLDKLLIEVVNLAVEQSNRNLDTARAAASRDTTISIGGMILGVVIALALGLLLTRSITGPVYKGVEFARKIAQGDLTAKVDVDQKDELGILAQALRDMVAKLREIVTEVQSASDNVASGSEELSASAEQLSQGATEQAASVEEVSSSMEEMGSNIRQNADNATQTEKIALKAAQDAEAGGKAVNQAVGAMKNIAEKISIVEEIARQTNLLALNAAIEAARAGEHGKGFAVVAAEVRKLAERSGTAAAEISELSSTTVSVADQAGQMLTKLVPDIQRTAELVQEISAASSEQNAGAEQINRALQQLDQVIQQNASASEEMASTSEELSSQAEQLQSSISFFHLGATAARVTRQAAHRGMAQPPRRAPKALTAKGSASGLALDMGRDAEDDEFERF
- a CDS encoding chemotaxis protein CheW, encoding MSDNTTLQYLTFALGDEVFALETGSVREVIELVPVTRIPKTPPFMRGVINLRGHAVPVVDLRIKFDMPKAQDTVNTCIIIVDVEVEGESCYMGAIVDSVREVFEMTSDQINPPPRMGTSIRADFIRGMGKQNEEFIMILDIGKVFSQEELARMRDDEGLEA
- the hcp gene encoding hydroxylamine reductase: MFCFQCQETAKNTGCTVKGMCGKPEETANLQDLLIFVLRGIAVYGERLKELGQPDRSNDDFVLQALFATITNANWDDSRFVVLIQDALARRDRLKAAFLAAYKAKHGKDFADPLPEAATWSADSSAFAEKAKSVGILATENEDVRSLRELLIIGLKGVAAYADHAAVLGFRKPEIDDFMLEALASTTKDLSVDEMVALVMKAGNMAVTTMALLDEANTTTYGNPEITTVNIGVGTNPGILISGHDLKDMEELLKQTEGTGVDVYTHGEMLPANYYPAFKKYSHFVGNYGGSWWEQNREFESFNGPILLTTNCLVPLKKENTYLDRLYTTGVVGYEGATHIPDRPEGGAKDFSALIAQAKKCPPPVEIETGSIVGGFAHHQVLALADKVVEAVKSGAIKRFVVMAGCDGRQKSRGYYTEVAENLPKDTIILTAGCAKYRYNKLNLGDIGGIPRVLDAGQCNDSYSLAVIALKLKEVFGLDDINDLPVSYDIAWYEQKAVAVLLALLALGVKGIRLGPTLPAFLSPNVAKVLVENFNIKPIGTVQDDIAAMMAGN
- a CDS encoding FprA family A-type flavoprotein, producing the protein MHTKKITDGVFWMGAVDWDRRLFDSLVPLPDGTTYNAYLVEGSEKTALIDAVDPDMVDTLLGHLDGVEKLDYVISQHAEQDHSGTIALVLDLYPEAKVVTNAKAKGMLMDLLLIPDDKFIVVADGETLSLGDKTLTFILTPWVHWPETMSTYLAEDKILFSCDFFGSHIATSDLFVRDQGRVHEAAKRYFGEIMMPFRSMIAKNLEKLSPHDIRMIAPSHGQIYDSPGWIVDAYKDWVSGTAHNLVAFPFVSMHGSTRLMVDHLAAALSEREVRVELFNLAVTDIGKLAMSLVDAGTIVLGTPTVLAGPHPMAANAAFLANALRPKAKYLSIIGSYGWGGKTVETLAGMIPNLKVEVLEPVLCKGLPKDDTYEALERLADAIAAKHKESGFTA
- a CDS encoding HPP family protein; protein product: MHYFKKMRGTTQSPPRVAAMEVLWSWVGAVIGIALVGLIHAKMVDQTGQALLIGSFGATAVLVYGAIRSPLAQPRNVLGGHVLSAIIGVCAQQVLGETPWLAAAVAVATAIAAMHLTKTLHPPGGATALIAVIGGDSVHSLGYMYALVPAGLGAVVLLLVALVVNNIPKGRRYPEFWF
- a CDS encoding CBS domain-containing protein, whose translation is MNDQCGLPDLTEEDVLDAMRSMQGYVDITPGTFREIYALAYDLALKRVTSMGKAEDIMTAPVHCLRTGMSASEAAAHMAGLGISGAPVLDGQGRICGVVSEKDYLRKMGLPGTASFMTVVATCLTKPGCMVADMRTLPVDGIMSIPPVVASPRTSVAELSEMLARHSINRLPICDEQGRPVGIVTRTDLVGAMCGR
- a CDS encoding phosphate ABC transporter substrate-binding protein, translated to MKAWTHFVISLIVGVFLTSGFAHAGLLDSFAGQSGKIDIAGGTAHIPVMTEAAKRIMTANPGIRINIEGGGTGVGVQKAGEGLVDIGNTGRALSEDEIAKYGLVSFAFAVDGVTVVVNPANAVADLSAAQVQDIFAGKISNWKEVGGADAAITLYSRDEASGTREVFWGKMLKKGAIADSANIVASNGAMKVAVSQDAGAIGYMSIGFVDASVKAPTLEGIEPSQDNAKSGTYKVARKLYMNTKGQPQGLVKLFIDYVTSSECTDIIAKAGYIPLQ
- a CDS encoding ABC transporter permease subunit, yielding MQQIRTCRQNSSRFCRQLFFDRVVRILSCGAGFISLGTLAAIFVFLLVLALPLFLEGQWGQILSLTWRPYQGHYGILPMIAGSLALSISAFTVAYPLGLGICVFACGPGPRPLRRAVIAVITFMTAIPTVVYGFVAVFLLVPILSGALTSRSGPSLLAACLTLALLILPTIVLFLYQTMRETEKRTRLTSASLGFSPLQALLLVVLPGSATGLRTAAIMGYCRALSDTLIPLMLAGNAPQLPTSFFDSIRTLTAHIALVVATDNSSPAFHSLFACGLLLFGMSLAVQFMIRRHDASTKPLGGKWLDLLSFLAGHRLCRMLIHVWSGTASALMLIAIGGLVAFLLRQSLPVFNARLFFGDAPIMAAILGRAPVWDGIFAACAGTVALVALASLMAIPAGIGAGIALSQYLHGRLARALRFSANTLAGVPSIVMGLFGFSLIIFLRHTVAPEANTSLLLSAFCLALLILPYMINATAQALETLPEELRLLGPSLGMTSLQSLRRILLPAASRGMLGGIVLSMGRAAEDTAVILLTGVVAQGGLPRGLLDKFEALPFTIYYLAAQYQSADDLHKGFGAALTLLVLTVLLYGGARILRAGMENEWKN